The Streptomyces phaeolivaceus genome has a window encoding:
- the rplD gene encoding 50S ribosomal protein L4, with amino-acid sequence MSTVDILSPAGEKTGSVELPAEIFGVEKVSIPLIHQVVVAQNAAARQGTHKTKTRGEVRGGGKKPYRQKGTGRARQGSTRAPQFAGGGVVHGPQPRDYSQRTPKKMKAAALRHALTDRARHNRIHVVSGVIEGENPSTKAAKSLFGKISERKNLLLVVERADEAAWLSARNLPQVHILEPGQLNTYDVIVSDDVVFTQGALESFVSGPNKANDTEGSEA; translated from the coding sequence ATGAGCACTGTTGACATCCTTTCGCCTGCAGGCGAGAAGACCGGAAGCGTCGAGCTCCCCGCGGAGATCTTCGGCGTGGAGAAGGTCAGCATCCCGCTGATCCACCAGGTCGTCGTCGCGCAGAACGCGGCTGCCCGTCAGGGCACGCACAAGACCAAGACCCGCGGCGAAGTCCGTGGTGGCGGTAAGAAGCCTTACCGGCAGAAGGGCACCGGCCGCGCCCGTCAGGGCTCGACCCGCGCGCCCCAGTTCGCCGGCGGTGGCGTCGTCCACGGCCCGCAGCCGCGTGACTACTCGCAGCGGACCCCGAAGAAGATGAAGGCCGCGGCCCTGCGCCACGCCCTCACCGACCGGGCCCGTCACAACCGCATCCACGTCGTCTCCGGCGTGATCGAGGGCGAGAACCCCTCCACCAAGGCCGCCAAGTCGCTGTTCGGCAAGATCTCGGAGCGCAAGAACCTGCTCCTGGTCGTCGAGCGCGCCGACGAGGCCGCGTGGCTCTCCGCCCGCAACCTGCCCCAGGTGCACATCCTGGAGCCGGGCCAGCTGAACACGTACGACGTGATCGTCTCCGACGATGTGGTCTTCACCCAGGGTGCCCTGGAGTCCTTCGTGTCCGGCCCGAACAAGGCCAACGACACCGAAGGGAGCGAGGCCTGA
- the rpsS gene encoding 30S ribosomal protein S19 — protein sequence MPRSLKKGPFVDGHLIKKVDVQNEAGTKNVIKTWSRRSMIIPAMLGHTIAVHNGKTHIPVFVTESMVGHKLGEFSPTRTFRGHVKDDRKSKRR from the coding sequence ATGCCGCGCAGTCTCAAGAAGGGGCCCTTCGTCGACGGACACCTCATCAAGAAGGTGGACGTACAGAACGAAGCCGGCACCAAGAACGTCATCAAGACCTGGTCCCGTCGCTCGATGATCATCCCGGCCATGCTCGGCCACACGATCGCGGTGCACAACGGCAAGACCCACATTCCGGTGTTCGTCACCGAGTCGATGGTCGGCCACAAGCTCGGCGAGTTCTCGCCGACGCGCACCTTCCGGGGTCACGTCAAGGACGACCGGAAGTCGAAGCGCCGCTAA
- the rpsQ gene encoding 30S ribosomal protein S17, translating into MSENNVTETNTEARGFRKTREGIVVSDKMDKTVVVAVEDRKKHALYGKVIRSTSKLKAHDEQNAAGVGDRVLLMETRPLSATKHWRIVEILEKAK; encoded by the coding sequence ATGAGCGAGAACAACGTGACTGAGACCAACACCGAGGCGCGCGGATTCCGCAAGACCCGTGAGGGCATCGTCGTCAGCGACAAGATGGACAAGACCGTCGTCGTCGCCGTCGAGGACCGCAAGAAGCACGCCCTGTACGGCAAGGTCATCCGCAGCACGAGCAAGCTCAAGGCGCACGACGAGCAGAACGCCGCCGGCGTCGGCGACCGTGTCCTCCTCATGGAGACCCGGCCGCTGTCCGCCACGAAGCACTGGCGCATCGTCGAGATCCTCGAGAAGGCCAAGTAA
- a CDS encoding type Z 30S ribosomal protein S14 yields MAKKALIAKAARKPKFGVRGYTRCQRCGRPHSVYRKFGLCRVCLREMAHRGELPGVTKSSW; encoded by the coding sequence ATGGCGAAGAAGGCTCTGATCGCGAAGGCTGCTCGCAAGCCCAAGTTCGGTGTGCGTGGCTACACGCGCTGCCAGCGCTGCGGCCGTCCCCACTCCGTGTACCGCAAGTTCGGCCTGTGCCGCGTGTGCCTTCGTGAGATGGCTCACCGTGGCGAGCTGCCGGGCGTGACCAAGAGCTCCTGGTAG
- the rplR gene encoding 50S ribosomal protein L18: MAYGTKIAKGDAYKRAAIKRRHIRIRKKVNGTAERPRLVVTRSNRHIVAQVIDDLKGHTLASASTLDSSIRGASEDKSAQAGKVGALVAERAKAAGVEAVVFDRGGNRYAGRIAALADAAREAGLKF, encoded by the coding sequence ATGGCATACGGTACGAAGATCGCTAAGGGCGACGCTTACAAGCGTGCTGCCATCAAGCGTCGCCACATCCGGATCCGTAAGAAGGTCAACGGTACGGCTGAGCGTCCCCGCCTGGTCGTGACCCGCTCGAACCGCCACATCGTGGCCCAGGTGATCGACGACCTCAAGGGGCACACCCTTGCGTCGGCGTCCACCCTGGACTCGTCGATCCGTGGTGCTTCGGAAGACAAGTCGGCGCAGGCCGGCAAGGTCGGCGCCCTGGTCGCCGAGCGTGCCAAGGCCGCCGGTGTCGAGGCCGTCGTGTTCGACCGTGGTGGTAACCGGTATGCGGGTCGCATCGCGGCCCTGGCCGACGCCGCCCGCGAGGCCGGGCTCAAGTTCTGA
- the rpmD gene encoding 50S ribosomal protein L30 translates to MAQLKITQVKSYIGSKQNHRDTLRSLGLKGINTQVVKEDRPEFRGMVHTVRHLVTVEEVD, encoded by the coding sequence ATGGCGCAGCTCAAGATTACGCAGGTCAAGTCCTACATCGGCAGCAAGCAGAACCACCGTGACACCCTGCGTTCCCTTGGTCTCAAGGGCATCAACACGCAGGTCGTCAAGGAGGACCGCCCCGAGTTCCGCGGCATGGTGCACACCGTCCGCCACCTCGTGACGGTCGAGGAGGTCGACTGA
- the rplV gene encoding 50S ribosomal protein L22: protein MEARAQARYIRVTPMKARRVVDLIRGLDATEAQAVLRFAPQAASVPVGKVLDSAIANAAHNYDHTDATSLFISEAYVDEGPTLKRFRPRAQGRAYRIRKRTSHITVVVSSKEGTR from the coding sequence ATGGAAGCCAGGGCCCAGGCGCGGTACATCCGCGTCACGCCCATGAAGGCCCGCCGCGTGGTGGACCTCATCCGTGGCCTCGACGCCACGGAGGCTCAGGCGGTCCTGCGTTTCGCCCCGCAGGCCGCGAGCGTGCCGGTCGGCAAGGTGCTTGACAGCGCCATCGCCAACGCCGCGCACAACTACGACCACACGGACGCCACTTCGCTGTTCATCAGCGAGGCGTACGTCGACGAGGGTCCGACCCTGAAGCGGTTCCGTCCGCGTGCTCAGGGCCGTGCCTACCGGATCCGCAAGCGGACCAGCCACATCACCGTGGTCGTCAGCAGCAAGGAAGGAACCCGGTAA
- the rplF gene encoding 50S ribosomal protein L6, translating to MSRIGKLPITVPAGVDVTIDGRTVLVKGPKGSLTHTVASPIDIAKGEDGVLNVTRPNDERQNKALHGLSRTLVANMITGVTTGYVKKLEISGVGYRVQAKGSNLEFALGYSHPITVEAPEGITFKVENPTRFSVEGIDKQKVGEVAANIRKLRKPDPYKAKGVKYEGEVIRRKVGKAGK from the coding sequence ATGTCGCGCATTGGCAAGCTCCCCATCACGGTTCCCGCCGGCGTGGACGTCACCATCGACGGCCGTACGGTTTTGGTCAAGGGCCCCAAGGGCTCGCTGACCCACACCGTCGCTTCGCCGATCGACATCGCCAAGGGTGAGGACGGCGTTCTCAACGTCACCCGCCCCAACGACGAGCGTCAGAACAAGGCCCTGCACGGCCTGTCCCGCACGCTGGTGGCGAACATGATCACCGGCGTGACCACGGGTTACGTGAAGAAGCTCGAAATCAGCGGTGTCGGTTACCGCGTACAGGCCAAGGGCTCGAACCTCGAGTTCGCGCTCGGCTACAGCCACCCGATCACCGTCGAGGCGCCCGAGGGCATCACCTTCAAGGTGGAGAACCCCACCCGGTTCTCGGTCGAGGGCATCGACAAGCAGAAGGTCGGCGAGGTTGCGGCCAACATCCGCAAGCTGCGCAAGCCCGACCCGTACAAGGCCAAGGGCGTCAAGTACGAGGGCGAAGTCATCCGCCGCAAGGTCGGAAAGGCGGGTAAGTAA
- the rpsE gene encoding 30S ribosomal protein S5, translating into MAGPQRRGGGAGGGERRDRKGRDGGAAAAEKTAYVERVVAINRVAKVVKGGRRFSFTALVVVGDGDGTVGVGYGKAKEVPAAIAKGVEEAKKHFFKVPRIQGTIPHPIQGEKAAGVVLLKPASPGTGVIAGGPVRAVLECAGIHDVLSKSLGSDNAINIVHATVAALKGLQRPEEIAARRGLPLEDVAPAALLRARAGAGA; encoded by the coding sequence ATGGCTGGACCCCAGCGCCGCGGTGGCGGTGCCGGTGGCGGCGAGCGGCGGGACCGGAAGGGCCGTGACGGCGGCGCAGCTGCCGCCGAGAAGACCGCGTACGTTGAGCGCGTAGTCGCGATCAACCGCGTCGCCAAGGTTGTGAAGGGTGGTCGTCGCTTCAGCTTCACTGCGCTCGTCGTGGTGGGCGATGGCGATGGCACCGTCGGTGTCGGCTACGGCAAGGCCAAGGAGGTGCCGGCCGCGATCGCCAAGGGTGTTGAAGAGGCCAAGAAGCACTTCTTCAAGGTCCCCCGTATCCAGGGCACCATCCCGCACCCGATCCAGGGTGAGAAGGCTGCCGGCGTCGTTCTGCTCAAGCCCGCGTCCCCCGGTACCGGTGTTATCGCCGGTGGCCCGGTGCGTGCCGTGCTCGAGTGCGCCGGTATCCACGACGTGCTGTCGAAGTCGCTCGGCTCCGACAACGCGATCAACATCGTGCACGCGACCGTGGCGGCCCTGAAGGGTCTGCAGCGTCCCGAGGAGATCGCGGCCCGCCGCGGTCTGCCCCTCGAGGACGTCGCTCCCGCGGCTCTTCTCCGTGCACGTGCCGGGGCGGGTGCGTAA
- the rplB gene encoding 50S ribosomal protein L2, translated as MGIRKYKPTTPGRRGSSVADFVEITRSTPEKSLVRPLHSKGGRNNAGRVTVRHQGGGHKRAYRVIDFRRHDKDGVPAKVAHIEYDPNRTARIALLHYADGEKRYILAPRNLQQGDRVENGPGADIKPGNNLALRNIPVGTTIHAIELRPGGGAKFARSAGTSVQLLAKEGAYAHLRMPSGEIRLVDVRCRATVGEVGNAEQSNINWGKAGRKRWLGVRPTVRGVAMNPVDHPHGGGEGKTSGGRHPVSPWGQKEGRTRSPKKASSKYIVRRRKTNKKR; from the coding sequence ATGGGAATCCGCAAGTACAAGCCGACTACGCCGGGCCGTCGTGGCTCCAGCGTCGCCGACTTCGTCGAGATCACGCGGTCCACGCCGGAGAAGTCGCTGGTCCGCCCGCTGCACAGCAAGGGCGGCCGTAACAACGCCGGTCGTGTGACCGTTCGCCACCAGGGTGGCGGACACAAGCGCGCCTACCGTGTCATCGACTTCCGTCGTCACGACAAGGACGGCGTGCCGGCGAAGGTCGCGCACATCGAGTACGACCCCAACCGCACCGCGCGCATCGCGCTGCTGCACTACGCGGACGGCGAGAAGCGCTACATCCTCGCCCCGCGCAACCTGCAGCAGGGCGACCGCGTGGAGAACGGTCCCGGGGCCGACATCAAGCCGGGCAACAACCTGGCGCTCCGCAACATCCCGGTCGGTACCACGATCCACGCGATCGAGCTCCGTCCCGGTGGCGGCGCCAAGTTCGCCCGCTCCGCCGGTACCTCCGTGCAGCTGCTCGCGAAGGAGGGCGCCTACGCCCACCTCCGCATGCCGTCCGGTGAGATCCGCCTGGTCGACGTGCGCTGCCGCGCCACCGTCGGCGAGGTCGGCAACGCCGAGCAGAGCAACATCAACTGGGGCAAGGCCGGCCGCAAGCGCTGGCTGGGCGTCCGCCCGACCGTTCGCGGTGTGGCGATGAACCCGGTTGACCACCCCCACGGTGGTGGTGAGGGCAAGACCTCCGGTGGTCGCCACCCGGTCAGCCCCTGGGGTCAGAAGGAGGGTCGTACTCGCTCGCCGAAGAAGGCTTCGAGCAAGTACATCGTCCGCCGCCGCAAGACGAACAAGAAGCGCTAG
- the rpmC gene encoding 50S ribosomal protein L29, producing MSAGTKASELRELGNEELLNKLREAKEELFNLRFQAATGQLENHGRLKAVRKDIARIYTLMRERELGIETVENA from the coding sequence ATGTCGGCCGGTACCAAGGCGTCCGAGCTGCGCGAGCTGGGCAACGAGGAGCTTCTGAACAAGCTCCGCGAGGCCAAGGAAGAGCTGTTCAATCTCCGCTTCCAGGCGGCGACCGGACAGCTTGAGAACCATGGCCGTCTGAAGGCGGTCCGCAAGGACATCGCGCGGATCTACACCCTGATGCGCGAGCGTGAGCTGGGCATCGAGACGGTGGAGAACGCCTGA
- the rpsJ gene encoding 30S ribosomal protein S10 has product MAGQKIRIRLKAYDHEVIDSSAKKIVETVTRTGASVAGPVPLPTEKNVYCVIKSPHKYKDSREHFEMRTHKRLIDILDPTPKTVDSLMRLDLPAGVDIEIKL; this is encoded by the coding sequence ATGGCGGGACAGAAGATCCGCATCCGGCTCAAGGCCTACGACCACGAGGTCATCGACTCCTCGGCGAAGAAGATCGTCGAGACGGTGACCCGCACTGGTGCGTCGGTCGCGGGCCCGGTGCCGCTGCCCACTGAGAAGAACGTGTACTGCGTCATCAAGTCGCCGCACAAGTACAAGGACTCGCGCGAGCACTTCGAGATGCGCACGCACAAGCGCCTGATCGACATCCTCGACCCGACCCCCAAGACCGTTGACTCTCTGATGCGACTCGACCTCCCGGCCGGTGTCGACATCGAGATCAAGCTCTAG
- the rplN gene encoding 50S ribosomal protein L14: MIQQESRLRVADNTGAKEILCIRVLGGSGRRYAGIGDVIVATVKDAIPGGNVKKGDVIKAVIVRTVKERRRPDGSYIRFDENAAVILKNDGDPRGTRIFGPVGRELREKKFMKIISLAPEVL; this comes from the coding sequence GTGATCCAGCAGGAGTCGCGACTGCGTGTCGCCGACAACACTGGTGCGAAGGAGATCCTTTGCATCCGTGTGCTCGGTGGCTCCGGTCGCCGCTACGCGGGCATCGGTGACGTCATCGTCGCCACCGTCAAGGACGCGATCCCCGGCGGCAACGTGAAGAAGGGTGACGTCATCAAGGCGGTCATCGTTCGCACCGTCAAGGAGCGCCGCCGTCCGGACGGCTCGTACATCCGCTTCGACGAGAACGCCGCCGTCATTCTCAAGAACGACGGCGACCCTCGTGGCACCCGTATCTTCGGCCCGGTGGGCCGGGAGCTGCGCGAGAAGAAGTTCATGAAGATCATCTCGCTCGCGCCGGAGGTGCTGTAA
- the rplE gene encoding 50S ribosomal protein L5 — MATTTTPRLKTKYREEIAGKLQEEFSYENVMQTPGLVKIVVNMGVGDAARDSKLIEGAIRDLTTITGQKPAVTKARKSIAQFKLREGQPIGAHVTLRGDRMWEFLDRTLSLALPRIRDFRGLSPKQFDGRGNYTFGLTEQVMFHEIDQDKIDRTRGMDITVVTTATNDAEGRALLRHLGFPFKEA; from the coding sequence ATGGCTACCACCACGACTCCGCGTCTCAAGACGAAGTACCGCGAGGAGATCGCGGGCAAGCTGCAGGAGGAGTTCTCCTACGAGAACGTCATGCAGACCCCGGGCCTCGTCAAGATCGTGGTCAACATGGGTGTGGGCGACGCCGCCCGCGACTCCAAGCTGATCGAGGGCGCCATCCGCGACCTCACCACGATCACCGGTCAGAAGCCGGCCGTCACCAAGGCCCGTAAGTCCATCGCGCAGTTCAAGCTGCGTGAGGGCCAGCCGATCGGTGCCCACGTCACGCTTCGTGGCGACCGCATGTGGGAGTTCCTCGACCGCACCCTGTCGCTCGCGCTTCCGCGCATCCGCGACTTCCGCGGTCTGTCCCCCAAGCAGTTCGACGGCCGTGGCAACTACACCTTCGGTCTCACCGAGCAGGTCATGTTCCACGAGATCGACCAGGACAAGATCGACCGTACCCGGGGCATGGACATCACCGTGGTGACCACGGCGACCAACGACGCTGAGGGCCGCGCGCTCCTCCGTCACCTCGGCTTCCCCTTCAAGGAGGCGTGA
- the rplW gene encoding 50S ribosomal protein L23, with amino-acid sequence MATRHPSIASKAAKAAKAARVAKAKRHATEGKNTVVTAPSKAFTDPRDVLLKPVVSEKSYALLDEGKYTFIVAPGANKTQIKQAVQAVFSVKVTGVNTINRIGKRKRTKTGFGQRAGSKRAIVTLAEGDRIDIFGGPTA; translated from the coding sequence ATGGCTACGCGTCACCCGAGCATCGCCTCCAAGGCGGCCAAGGCCGCCAAGGCCGCGCGCGTCGCCAAGGCGAAGCGCCACGCCACCGAGGGCAAGAACACCGTCGTCACCGCGCCCAGCAAGGCGTTCACGGACCCCCGTGACGTGCTGCTGAAGCCGGTCGTGTCGGAGAAGAGCTACGCGCTCCTCGACGAGGGCAAGTACACCTTCATCGTCGCCCCCGGCGCCAACAAGACCCAGATCAAGCAGGCCGTCCAGGCGGTCTTCTCGGTCAAGGTCACCGGGGTCAACACGATCAACCGCATCGGCAAGCGCAAGCGCACCAAGACCGGTTTCGGTCAGCGTGCCGGCTCCAAGCGCGCCATCGTGACCCTTGCCGAGGGCGACCGTATCGACATCTTCGGCGGTCCGACCGCGTAA
- the rplX gene encoding 50S ribosomal protein L24, with protein sequence MKIKKGDLVQVITGKDKGKQGKVIAAFPREDRVLVEGVNRVKKHTKAGPTAKGSQAGGIVTVEAPIHVSNVQLVVEKDGKKVVTRVGYRFDDEGNKVRVAKRTGEDI encoded by the coding sequence ATGAAGATCAAGAAGGGCGACCTGGTCCAGGTCATCACCGGTAAGGACAAGGGCAAGCAGGGCAAGGTCATCGCGGCCTTCCCCCGTGAGGACCGCGTCCTGGTCGAGGGTGTCAACCGGGTCAAGAAGCACACCAAGGCCGGCCCGACCGCCAAGGGTTCGCAGGCCGGTGGCATCGTCACCGTCGAGGCGCCGATCCACGTCTCCAACGTCCAGCTGGTCGTGGAGAAGGACGGCAAGAAGGTCGTCACGCGTGTCGGCTACCGCTTCGACGACGAGGGCAACAAGGTTCGCGTTGCCAAGCGGACGGGTGAGGACATCTGA
- the rpsH gene encoding 30S ribosomal protein S8: MTMTDPIADMLTRLRNANSAYHDSVTMPASKIKSHIAEILQQEGFITGWKVEDAEVGKNLVLELKFGPNRERSIAGIKRISKPGLRVYAKSTSLPKVLGGLGVAIISTSHGLLTDKQAGKKGVGGEVLAYVW; the protein is encoded by the coding sequence ATGACCATGACTGATCCGATCGCAGACATGCTTACGCGTCTGCGGAACGCGAACTCGGCATACCACGACTCCGTGACGATGCCGGCATCGAAGATCAAGTCTCACATCGCGGAGATCCTCCAGCAGGAGGGCTTCATCACGGGCTGGAAGGTCGAGGACGCCGAGGTCGGCAAGAACCTCGTCCTCGAGCTGAAGTTCGGCCCGAACCGTGAGCGCTCCATCGCGGGCATCAAGCGGATCTCCAAGCCCGGTCTCCGGGTTTACGCGAAGTCCACCTCCCTGCCCAAGGTGCTGGGCGGCCTCGGCGTGGCGATCATCTCCACGTCCCACGGGCTCCTCACCGACAAGCAGGCCGGCAAGAAGGGCGTAGGCGGAGAAGTTCTCGCCTACGTCTGGTAG
- the rpsC gene encoding 30S ribosomal protein S3 → MGQKVNPHGFRLGVTTDFKSRWYADKLYKDYVKEDVAIRRMMTSGMERAGISKVEIERTRDRVRVDIHTARPGIVIGRRGAEADRIRGDLEKLTGKQVQLNILEVKNPETDAQLVAQAVAEQLSSRVSFRRAMRKSMQSAMKAGAKGIKIQCGGRLGGAEMSRSEFYREGRVPLHTLRANVDYGFFEAKTTFGRIGVKVWIYKGDVKNIAEVRAENAAARAGNRPARGGADRPAGRGGRGGERGGRGRKPQQAAGAEAPKTESSGAAAASAPAESTGTEA, encoded by the coding sequence ATGGGCCAGAAGGTAAACCCGCATGGGTTCCGGCTCGGTGTCACGACCGACTTCAAGTCGCGTTGGTACGCCGACAAGCTGTACAAGGACTACGTCAAGGAAGACGTCGCCATCCGTCGGATGATGACGTCCGGCATGGAGCGCGCCGGTATCTCCAAGGTGGAGATCGAGCGCACCCGTGACCGCGTCCGCGTCGACATCCACACCGCGCGTCCGGGCATCGTCATCGGCCGCCGCGGCGCCGAGGCCGACCGTATCCGCGGCGACCTGGAGAAGCTGACCGGCAAGCAGGTCCAGCTCAACATCCTCGAGGTCAAGAACCCGGAGACGGACGCTCAGCTGGTGGCCCAGGCCGTCGCCGAGCAGCTGTCCTCCCGCGTCTCCTTCCGTCGGGCCATGCGCAAGAGCATGCAGTCCGCCATGAAGGCCGGCGCCAAGGGCATCAAGATCCAGTGCGGTGGCCGCCTCGGTGGCGCCGAGATGTCCCGCTCGGAGTTCTACCGCGAGGGCCGTGTGCCCCTGCACACGCTCCGCGCGAACGTCGACTACGGCTTCTTCGAGGCCAAGACGACCTTCGGCCGCATCGGTGTGAAGGTCTGGATCTACAAGGGCGACGTCAAGAACATCGCCGAGGTCCGCGCCGAGAACGCCGCTGCCCGCGCCGGCAACCGCCCGGCCCGTGGCGGCGCTGACCGCCCGGCCGGCCGTGGTGGCCGCGGTGGCGAGCGTGGCGGTCGCGGTCGTAAGCCGCAGCAGGCTGCCGGCGCCGAGGCCCCCAAGACTGAGTCTTCGGGCGCCGCTGCCGCGTCGGCTCCGGCTGAGAGCACCGGAACGGAGGCCTGA
- the rplC gene encoding 50S ribosomal protein L3: MAKQIKGILGEKLGMTQVWDENNRVVPVTVVKAGPNVVTQVRTNDVDGYESVQIAFGEIDPRKVNKPLKGHFAKADVTPRRHLVEIRTADASEYTLGQEISAEVFEAGVKVDVTGKSKGKGFAGVMKRHNFKGLGAGHGTQRKHRSPGSIGGCATPGRVFKGLRMAGRMGNERVTTQNLTVHAVDAEKGLLLIKGAVPGPNGGLVLVRTAAKGA, translated from the coding sequence ATGGCTAAGCAGATCAAGGGAATCCTGGGCGAGAAGCTCGGCATGACGCAGGTGTGGGACGAGAACAACCGTGTTGTTCCGGTCACCGTCGTCAAGGCCGGCCCCAACGTCGTGACCCAGGTCCGTACGAACGATGTCGACGGCTACGAGTCGGTCCAGATCGCCTTCGGCGAGATCGACCCGCGCAAGGTGAACAAGCCCCTCAAGGGTCACTTCGCCAAGGCCGACGTCACCCCCCGCCGTCACCTCGTCGAGATCCGCACCGCGGACGCCTCCGAGTACACGCTGGGCCAGGAGATCTCCGCCGAGGTCTTCGAGGCCGGCGTCAAGGTGGACGTGACCGGCAAGAGCAAGGGCAAGGGCTTCGCCGGTGTCATGAAGCGTCACAACTTCAAGGGCCTCGGCGCCGGTCACGGCACCCAGCGCAAGCACCGCTCCCCCGGTTCCATCGGTGGCTGCGCCACCCCGGGCCGTGTGTTCAAGGGCCTCCGCATGGCGGGCCGCATGGGCAACGAGCGGGTCACCACCCAGAACCTGACCGTCCACGCCGTTGACGCGGAGAAGGGTCTGCTGCTCATCAAGGGCGCCGTCCCCGGTCCGAACGGCGGCCTCGTCCTGGTCCGCACCGCGGCCAAGGGGGCCTGA
- the rplP gene encoding 50S ribosomal protein L16, with amino-acid sequence MLIPRRVKHRKQHHPKRRGQAKGGTTVAFGEYGIQALTPAYVTNRQIEAARIAMTRHIKRGGKVWINIYPDRPLTKKPAETRMGSGKGSPEWWIANVHPGRVMFELSYPNEKIAREALTRAAHKLPMKCRIVKREAGEA; translated from the coding sequence ATGCTGATCCCCCGTAGGGTCAAGCACCGCAAGCAGCACCACCCGAAGCGCCGTGGCCAGGCCAAGGGCGGCACGACGGTCGCGTTCGGCGAGTACGGCATTCAGGCCCTCACGCCGGCGTACGTGACCAACCGCCAGATCGAGGCGGCCCGTATCGCCATGACCCGCCACATCAAGCGTGGCGGCAAGGTCTGGATCAACATCTACCCGGACCGCCCGCTCACGAAGAAGCCTGCCGAGACCCGCATGGGTTCCGGTAAGGGTTCGCCGGAGTGGTGGATCGCGAACGTTCACCCGGGTCGGGTGATGTTCGAGCTGTCCTACCCGAACGAGAAGATCGCCCGTGAGGCTCTGACTCGCGCCGCTCACAAGCTGCCGATGAAGTGCCGGATCGTCAAGCGCGAGGCAGGTGAAGCGTGA
- a CDS encoding YoaK family protein, whose amino-acid sequence MKPRAGVGLTSVMVALTLTTGMIEAVSFLVLGPVFTAVQTGNLLFLSFALTGAAGLSPAAAGVSFAAFAVGAVLGSRFESGVDAYGRDWFGPALIVEALLLGLGGLVAWRGGVDMSGFPAEDPHYAVVALVAAAMGVRNVTTLRARVADVPTTVSTRALTAFLSGLPPLPDTRVGARSGDEGRRLASVGAMFAGGLLGAWLLHEDVHPAVVLLLPALLVLLLGTAHWAAPRRRTSEPG is encoded by the coding sequence ATGAAGCCCAGAGCGGGCGTCGGGCTCACCTCGGTCATGGTGGCGCTCACGCTGACGACCGGCATGATCGAGGCCGTCAGCTTTCTCGTGCTCGGACCGGTGTTCACCGCCGTGCAGACCGGGAACCTGCTCTTCCTCTCCTTCGCGCTCACCGGCGCCGCCGGTCTCTCCCCGGCCGCTGCCGGTGTCTCGTTCGCCGCGTTCGCGGTCGGCGCGGTGCTCGGCTCCCGGTTCGAGTCGGGCGTGGACGCGTACGGCCGCGACTGGTTCGGGCCCGCGCTGATCGTCGAGGCGCTGCTGCTGGGGCTCGGCGGCCTGGTCGCCTGGCGCGGCGGCGTCGACATGTCCGGCTTCCCGGCGGAGGACCCGCACTACGCCGTGGTCGCCCTGGTCGCCGCGGCCATGGGGGTCCGCAATGTCACCACCCTGCGGGCGCGTGTCGCGGACGTCCCCACCACGGTCTCCACCCGCGCCCTCACCGCCTTCCTCAGCGGCCTGCCCCCGCTCCCCGACACCCGCGTCGGGGCACGCTCCGGCGACGAGGGCCGCCGCCTCGCCTCGGTCGGCGCGATGTTCGCGGGAGGCCTGCTGGGCGCCTGGCTCCTCCACGAGGACGTGCACCCGGCGGTCGTCCTGCTGCTCCCCGCCCTGCTGGTGCTGCTCCTGGGCACGGCCCACTGGGCGGCGCCGCGACGGCGTACGTCGGAGCCGGGCTGA